In the Glycine max cultivar Williams 82 chromosome 6, Glycine_max_v4.0, whole genome shotgun sequence genome, ACTTAAATCAACATGACATACTACCAAAATGACATGAATTGACATAGGTTCATCAAACCCTTTTTCTTTAGTACTTGATGTGacagaaaaatgatagaaatgcTTGTAAAAGGGTTTCAtcgttcattatttttctttggtaGTATTTGATGTGCAGACACAAACGAGACCGAACATCCTGTTCTATATTCCATTGTTTTTGTTcaccatttttaataaaaactaaagtgTATCATTATAACTCATATCCTACTCTATTATATTTCTAAAACTAATTATATGTTATGTTTCTTCCTGTTTTATTATGTCTACCAAATGTTATATCTTTGGTTTCTTTCTTCTAGTGGGGTCATTGGTTTCTTGCTATGTTCCACCGAAGGTCCATTTGTCGACTTCAGAAATCCAATTAACCCGATCGATCCCGAAAATTATGGCATATCAAAGCAACCCTTGAAGTTTTACAACTCAGAAGTAAGCATATACAAACATACTACATCTAATTTTTTCTCATTAATTACTATACTATGGTACgaagtatttattaattttatgaaggATTTATCTTTGTCAAGAAAGTTtgatttatcatttttagtAGAATTTctcaatgttatttttattcacaaaattcaaatatgacaCATTACTTAAAAAGTCCAATAATACTTGAATTAATAACTTGTTGATATACGCCATCTAAAATTGACACCGTTTTTTCGTTTGTTTCTTTAAATCTCTTACATGTTGTGTATCCGTTTCAGGTTCATTCGGCTGCGTTTTGCTTGCCATCTTTTGCCAAAAGGTTCTCTAATTCCAAAGCTAAGAGCACCGCTAAATGGCCGCAATGTTAACAGGACAGAGACATGTTCACATAGTTCCAAGCATGTGTGCTGATACCGGCAACACTGCATGCCTCATTCATACCCATTCCGACAATAATCTTTGAAAACTCATATAGATGCCATTATTGTgccaatatttttgaaaattttgtactTTCTTATGCTTAAAACGTTCAAGTGTGTTATGcattcaaaaataattacttcATATATGTTGCCATTATGCAGATTATGCAGACAGAAtcgatattttattatttcatttattttaagtaaaacaTCAATAGTTCTTGTAACCTCGCGTCCTTAAtgctaagaaaaattaaatttaatcctTAACTTCGACAAATCTAAATCAATTTAGTTATTGGCATTACATGAAAGCAACTCAATCTTTGAATTTggttatcaattaattttgtccATGACTTTGGTAGTGAACTCGTGTCGGATGACCAACTTTGACTTTGACCAAGTTTCAGGATATTCTCGCAAtagtttttctttctaattgcGGCTGAGATTGGCGACAATGGGTTGAAATATATGGAAAGACACTTCAATAATTTTGATAGATAAccgtaaatataataattattaattattaatttattagtagaAAATTTGAACccatcatttatttttctttttctgttgaaattaattaattagctgccagttatgtatttgttttatttaattagttttagatATTAACTGAGTTTACCAAGTCTTTAGGAGGTTGTTGTAGCACTATGCACATTACACTTATTTTTTCTAGTTTGTAGCTTTGTAGTTTCTTTGTAGTTTTGATATATCTTGTCTATTTATTGGCTGattgattattaaataaaatgagttaattTTCTCCTCATCTTGGAGtaatggtatcagagcctggTTCATTTCCCATGGCCACTGAGTTGCAAGCAGCCATGGAAAATTTCTTACGATCAAAAGAATATTGGTCAGTTATTGAATCAGGGATTCAAGAATCACCACAGAGTTTGAAGCTCGAAAGCTGAAGGAcctaaaagcaaaaaattacCTCTTTCAGGCAATTGATCGTGCAATCTTGGAAACTATTCTTTGCAAAGAAACTTTCAAGGATATTTGGGAATCCATGAAGAGAAAATATGAAGGCTTTGTCAGAGTGAAGCGTGCACAGCTTCAAGCCTTGAGGAGAGATTTTGAGACACTGGCTATGAAGGATGGAGAATCTGTGACAACCTATTTTGCAAGAACAATGGAGATTAGTAACAAGATGTGGTTCCATGACGAAAAGATGACAGATGTCACTATGGTTGAGAAGATTTTGCGCTCCCTAACAACAAATTTCAATTATGTTGTTTGCTCAATTGAAGAGTCAAAAGACATAGATGTGTTGTCTATTGATGAATTGCAAAGCTCCTTGTTGGTTCATGAACAGAAAATACACAGAAGCTCTACCACAGAGGAGTGAGCACTAAAGGCCTCTACCGCTACCAATACTCATTCCTCCGATTTCAGAGGAAGGAGAAGGGGGAGAGGTAGAGGTAGGGGTAGAGGAAAAGGAGAACGTGGAAGCAGAGAAGATAACAAGAATCCCAGAGCTAATACTACAAGCAAAGGCAGAGGACAATACTCTAACAGATCCAAGCTAGAGTGCTTTAGATGTCACAAATTTGGCCACTATGCTTCTGAATGTTATTCTAGGCTGCCTAATGATAGAGAAAAGGGAGAGAGTTCAAATTTTACTGAAAATAAGGAAGTTGAAACTCTACTAATGGCTATTCaagaaagaggaaaaattgaGTCAGATATATGGTATGTGGATACAGGTTGCAGTAACCACATGAGTGGATGTAagtcttctttttcttatttaaatgaAGATTTTCATTCTACtgtgagttttggtgattgttcTTCTATAAAAGTAATGGGAAAAGGTGATGTCAAGATAAAAACCAAGAATGGCTTTGTGGAAACAATCTCAAATGTGTTGTATGCTCCTGATTTAAAAAGCAATTGATTAAGCGCGGGTCAATTACAAGAGAAAGGTTATGTCATTACAATTCAGAAGGGAGTATGTGAAATTTATGATCCTGTTAGAGGTGCCATTGCAATTGTTCAAATGAGTTCAAACAGATTGTTCCCattgaaaattgaaagtatTCAGCCTTGCTTCAAGACTGACATGGAAGATCCATCATGGTTGTGGCACTTTCGTTATGGTCACTTGAATTTTAGTGGACTAAAGACCCTGCAACAGAAAAACATGGTGACAGGCCTTCCTCAAATTACTATTCCTTCCCAAGTTTGTGAAGAATGTGCTGTTGGCAAACAACATCGATCTCAATTTCCCAAAGGAAAGTCATGGAGAGCAAAAGATGTCTTGGAACTGGTGCATTCTGATATTTGTGGTCCAATAAACCCATCTTCTAATGGAGGTAAAAGATACTTAATTTGCTTCATTGatgatttttcaagaaaaacttggGTTATTTTTTACAGGAAAAATCAGAAACGTTTTCTACATTTAAAAGCTTCAAAGCAAGTGTTGAAAATGAAGCAAGAAAGTCTATAAAGACTCTTCGCACAGATCGAGG is a window encoding:
- the LOC102662940 gene encoding uncharacterized protein: MKRKYEGFVRVKRAQLQALRRDFETLAMKDGESVTTYFARTMEISNKMWFHDEKMTDVTMVEKILRSLTTNFNYVVCSIEESKDIDVLSIDELQSSLLVHEQKIHRSSTTEE